One Sebastes umbrosus isolate fSebUmb1 chromosome 6, fSebUmb1.pri, whole genome shotgun sequence DNA window includes the following coding sequences:
- the lhfpl4b gene encoding LHFPL tetraspan subfamily member 3 protein: MSVSPALADLSRLYQTEFVRSARAVGVLWAVCTLCFAIIQVVVLVQPSWIGTGETRHVGAGPVPPSGTLGLFEVCVESDWPVPDCRGGLSSLSPLPSFQSVAVLVGVSLWAVWTSVLCLCLFRFCSAATVYKICAWLQLTAGFCLALACLLFPDSWESPEMRALCGDSVGSFSPGNCSVHWAYILALLGILDAAILATLAFVLANRQDALLPPDAKDMTTGLLISA; encoded by the exons aTGTCGGTGTCGCCCGCCCTCGCTGACCTCTCTCGTCTCTATCAGACGGAGTTTGTTCGGAGCGCCCGGGCGGTTGGTGTCCTCTGGGCCGTCTGTACGCTCTGCTTCGCAATTATCCAGGTGGTCGTCCTGGTGCAGCCGTCCTGGATCGGCACCGGAGAAACCCGCCACGTGGGAGCGGGACCGGTCCCGCCCAGCGGCACCCTGGGACTGTTTGAG GTGTGTGTGGAGTCGGACTGGCCCGTCCCAGACTGTCGTGGCGGTCTGTCCAGTCTGTCTCCTCTGCCATCCTTCCAGTCGGTGGCGGTGTTGGTGGGAGTGTCTCTGTGGGCGGTGTGGACCAGcgtcctctgtctctgtctcttcagGTTCTGCAGCGCCGCCACCGTCTACAAGATCTGTGCATGGCTGCAGCTCACTGCAG ggtTCTGTCTGGCGTTGGCTTGTCTCCTGTTTCCAGACTCGTGGGAGAGTCCAGAGATGAGAGCTCTGTGTGGAGACTCC GTGGGCAGCTTCTCTCCAGGTAACTGTTCGGTCCACTGGGCCTACATCCTGGCCCTACTGGGCATTCTGGACGCCGCCATCTTGGCGACGTTGGCCTTCGTCCTCGCCAACAGACAGGACGCCCTGCTGCCGCCAGACGCCAAGGACA TGACCACAGGTCTGCTGATCTCAGCATAG